Part of the Sylvia atricapilla isolate bSylAtr1 chromosome 1, bSylAtr1.pri, whole genome shotgun sequence genome, AGTCCCTAAGtcccaagcagaagcagcaggatctTAACAGCAGCAGCTACAGCACCCATAATCTGTGTCCCCTAAGTGTGCCATCATCCTCAAAGCAGTGCATTTTTACCCTATTTTTAGCCTATCAGGCTTAAACATGAATCTTCTACATTCTTGCTGGACATATCCTAAGCCAAGTGCAGCAATAATCATAATTTCTTGCACAAATTCTACACATGTAGCTCAACCTGTTCTATCTGGGAATGTTTAGCAAGGCTACATCGTTTTTGTTATATTTAGAGCTTAACTACCTCTGCACAAGACAATGCCACTAAACTTTAAACTTTGGGCCCTTTTCTTACCAACTAATTCAGTCTCTTATTTGCtaaggcacttaaaaaaatcctctacttatttaaaactaaacttgCATTTCTACCTCATGTCCATGcgaatttatgtattttagtttCTTTGCAGGTTTTAATTCAGCCCTCACATCTTAGGACACCCCTGAGCCTGTGTGGATGGGGCCCAGGGGAGTTTTGCATCCCAGCACTCTGCTTGTCGTTGTTCATAGACAGCAGGGGAGACTCAGAGAGGCTCCAGTTTCcacacagagctgttttcccCAGTGACCCCTGtccccttctccctgcagagcttCGTGCTGCCACGCAGGAGATCCCATCAGCTGCCCCTGAAGAGGAGAGTGAAGTGATCACCCCTCCTGAGCCCTTCCCAACCTACCAGACCTACGCCTTCCAAACCGAGATCAAAAGGTAGAGAATCTAACCGAGTTCTAAATTACCCAGAGGGAAATCCCACATGtcatggagcagctctcctaCAAAGAAAGACTGGGAAATtttgggttgttcagcctggagaagagaagcttcaGGGTGCCCTAACtgcaccttccagtacctgaagggagcctacatgaaagatggagagggactttctATAAGGGGATTTAGGGATAGGAAAATGGGATGGCTTCAAACTTAAAGAGAATAGGTTTAGATttgatattaagaaaaaatattgtctctgtgagggtggggaggccctggcaaaggttgtccagagaagctgtggctaccccatccctggaagtgctcaaggccaggttgttTTGCCACCCttaatgtaaaaaaaccaaaacaaacctttttCCTCATATCTGGTCTAAACTCTTTTAGTTTAATACCAtccctccttgtcctgtcacagcagACACACTGGGCAGGGGGGCAGTACCTGATTTACCATTAAATGAGCCCAGACAAAGTTTCTTGTCCTTGCTGCACCAACCTTTGCAAAAAACACTTGAGTCAGGGTGCTGGGATTCACTTTCTCAACCTAGAAGAAAGACACTGATTTCTGTTGCCAACAGGGGCAGGTAGTTCTCttgctccctcctctctctgcagaggaGTTAAGCTCTCACTCCTGTAATTTAAAGTGACTGTACAGTTTAAAGACACAGGAGGATGTGCAAACTGTGAGAGCAGATGCCACAACTCCCCGCCAGGCAGAGATGAAAAACAGCCTGGGATCCTGGTGGTTTTAAAGAACAGAAGAGAAGCTGAAGGTGCCTTTCGTGTCCCTTTGTACCAGGGGCCGGTTCAGCATCGTCCGGCAGTGCCGGGAGAAGGTGAGCGGCAAGGCTTTGGCTGCCAAAATCATCCCTTACTGGCAAGAGGACAAGCAGGCCGTGCTGCTGGAGTACCAGGTGCTGAGGAAGCTCCACCACACAAACATAGCCCAGCTGAAGGGTGCCTACGTCAGCCCCCGGCATCTGGTGCTGATCCAGGAGATGTGCGTGGGGCCGGAGCTGCTCCACTCCTTGGCCTTACGGTAAGGACAGGGGGGAAGAGTTTTCCAGTCAGGGCTGCTCTTGGGAGGAAGATGCTGATGCAGTCTCACTCCTGGCCAGAGTGTAATGAGCCCTGTGAAGATGTTTGAGGGGTGACATACAACCCCTCAGAGTGGCTTAATAATATTGCCAGAGGGCTCCTTGGGTGTGTGTTGTAAAGCAAAGGTTTTAGtaagagagaaaacaacaatacagaaacaaaagaacaaaagcagtgTGCAGGTGCCAGAGAAGCATCTGATACCTGACTAGACACCTCAAAAAGCACTGAGCACCTCTTTGCTCCTTCTTAAATACctaatgttttaggagggacaatttgGCTTGCTGCTAACAGAATCTAGCTGCATTTCTGAGGAACAGCTAGAGCGACCTATGAGTGCTTTAACCTGGCTTTGAGCCAGTTACTGTCAGGAAAGCAAATTTCTGGCATTCCTCCCTTACAAGGTCCTGTACCTCGTAAGGAACCCTTTTCCTTGTACAGAATCATTTGCTTGGTGCAGTGCACAAGAAACCTGTTGTTTTCTCCTGACATCATCCCTctcaatctgttccagtgtgcTGTCATTACACGAGGGATTTGTAAAGTGTTTGTTCTGCATCTTCttgtgaattaaaataaaaattacttgagTTCCCTGCAGCGGGACAACTCAGGGGCACTCGGCTGAGATGCTGAAAGCAGTTTATAGTGGTTGATATGAAACTCTGCCTCCCATAATGTGATACATGAAGGGTTTCCTTACACCAGCACTGTTAACCCCAACACCATAACATGGAGGTTACTGTTGGTCAGGAAGATCCAGTGTTTCTTGTTGGATTATGCTTTGTTTTTTGACTtagagatggggcaactgagaggcgttttaaaaacttttattccattttcagtctcatgtgaagggtgagacaatacaGGTATTCTAATTCAtgccatcacaatcagaagccaaactatttcctaattacaatccattataagcgtttcttggcctatcagcttttgccacacaatgctgttaatgccttaaagccaaacATCTAAAATTACCCCTCGTGGGTCCTACTGCAATGCacctttcatagttctatttccCCAAAGTATCCAGTCTTATTTGCAAGGCCAccctttgaaacttgtttccagttccatttctctctcaacaatgtctgtcCTGTCCCGTGGCATTTCTGagtcagcatttcttatctcaaagtttgcacacagatgcacactgtgtgagccttctgtcaggctttgagaattaTCTACAGATCCATTTCCCACAGTTTCTCACAATGGCAGAAAATGGATCTGCTGAAATCCTGTCattaaaaaagagggaattGTGGGCATCAaatctgctttctctctttcagctcTACATCTTGAACTTGGTGCACCTGTAAACCTGACTGACAGGGTGGACCAGCCTCTCCACACAGAGCTGATTTGCTAAACTAGAGTTGTTTCTTCTTGACTCTCAGGGGTCAGATGGGATCAGACACCCAGGGGAAGGTGACAGTGGGTGTGGAAAGGTGTTTTTGGGCATGCAGACAGGACACCTGGATTTTCTGTAGGCAAATCCAGGGATGGCTGGGATAAGGCACTCTGttgacctgagatattctagaacatgtggttttattgcaagggtcgtgggtaaaagggccttgccttcagccaccagcctgggctggaggggagtcccaaagagagagggagagagaacagcagggagagagctgagagagaagggagagagagagcaaagggcagggggaagagagcgAGAacaggggaaagaggaagggtaagagaggagttcagaggagaggtaagagagttaagagagcgaggtccttgtaacaatacattatatctccttttgtgatgaccattctaatttacagtgaccaaccaatagGATTGGTTCCTATTGGTTCCTATCCTATCCAATTCTATAGGATATTGTGTCTTgcagacacaaaatcctatagaatctacatacagcctataagaactactacattaccatactgtgttatattttaaactactGTGTTATATTAAAAACTactgttttatattaaaaactactctttagattttctgttttgctacactGACCTTTGaatccctcagccagcagaaagggttctgctcaATCAAAAGtgattctccttcagctatctaggctattgttttcaggttatatagtaactaagacttggtatcctacaactcaaagtcagctttcatttctattttgatcATAGGTTTcctattttcagaatcttttgctaagcaatcatatttatacggtttccctgattcatttTCCAACAGTTTTCTATCCCCTTTCTCCCACCAGCACATCATACTCAGAGGTGGAGGTCAGAGACTACCTGTGGCAGATCCTCAGTGCCACCGAGTACCTCCATGCACACAACATCCTGCACCTGGACCTCAGGTCAGAGAACATGATCATCACCGAGCCCAACCTGCTGAAACTCCTGGATTTTGGGAACGCACAGTTCTACACCCCAGACAAATTTATTACCATGGACAAATGCTCGGACTATGTGGAAACCATGGGTGAGTAGAGCTCAGTCACAGCCACTTGGGGCTCATCTGCAACCTGGGATAAACAGAAAGACACAAACACTGGTCAAGGCAGCAGATGGTCTCAGCAAGGAAAGTCTTCCAGGTGCTGGCTGGTGAGGATATGAGTGAGGATATGAGTTTGTGGGAGCAGTGAGTGGTGTCAGCTGTCCCACTGCAGACCACAGGGGACAGAGCTCACAGCAACACCACTGTGGCTGGCATCCATGTGTCCATTTATCCAGGGATACAGCACTGTTGCCATCTACCCAGAGGTTCTCATGGTTTCACTGCAATCAGCATCCATGTGGAAGCTCCTTAACCAGCTCCCTGTCCTGGGAGTtgcctcttcttccctcttGGGAAGGCAGCAAAGCGTTAACAGTGcctttgtgctgctctcagtGTGTTGGAGAGGATCTTGCCTCACACAAGTTTACTTTTCCAGCTCCAGAACTGCTGACAGAGCAAGGAGCCCTTCCCCAGACTGATATTTGGTCTGTCGGAATCACAGCCTTCATCATGTGAGTCAGTTAATTGTTCCCTATCCTGTGAGTGGCTTTAAAACCACAATTTCAGAGAGTTAATCTCAGCTGTGCTCCTCCTTTTGCTGTGGCAGGGAAAGCTGGGGGATGCatgggcaacctgtgccagggcctcagtggcctcacagggaagaatttcttcccaatatctaatctgaagttcttctcttttaatttaaaactgttcacccttgtcctgccactacAAGCCCTTAtccaaaatccctctccagctctcttgaaGCCCCTTTATGTACTGGAAtgggctctaaggtctccctgaagCCTCCTCCAGGAcaaacaatcccaattctctcagcttttccccaaagaagagctgctccatccctctgctcactTGAGTGACCTCCTCTGGACTCGCTCCAACAGCTCCACATCCTCCTCATGCtgggagccccagagctggaggcagcttcACGTTTTCAATTCTCTCCTCCTGGGGCAGGTTGAGTGCCAACTACCCCATCAGCTCGGACGTTCCCTGTGAATTCCTGAGGACAGCCAGGAAGGGAAAGCTAAGGCTCACACGGTGCTACGCGGGTCTGTCCGGGGGAGCAGTGTCCTTCCTCCAGAGCACTCTGTGTGCAAACCCTTGGTAAGAGGCTGCCTgtcctcccagcagcacagctggggcagaCCCTGGGTACTGCCCCTTCTCTCCATTTGCAAGGAGCAGCAAATGGATCCCTGAGTGACTCCTCACCTTTGTCTGTCCCAGGGGAAGGCCGTCAGCCTCCGAGTGCCTTCAGAGTCCGTGGCTCCAGGAGACAGGTCTGGACAACAGGCAGCAGGCACTGGTCACCTTCCCCACCACCAAACTgaggaatttcctcatggaacGGGAGAAGAAGAGGGGCCTGCTGTGCTCCAAGTATGGCCTCATGATTGCACAGTAACCTGGAGGTGGTGACAGATGGGAGTtgcctccctgtgccctcctgcaCCGAGTGTTTGGTACCTAATCCTCCTGCCAAGCTGtggtgcagcagctgagctgggggagctgctctctgcccgACCCCTCTGTGTTTTATCCCTGTGTCCTTCCTGCCAGGGGCTgtttctgtgtatgtgtgtctcATGGGGGGaactgggacaggggacagtgaAGGCAGCAAAGCAAACCCAACAGTGACCTTGTAATGTGCAGATTTTGTACCACTAAGAGACTTTgaagctgagctgctctgccctggggagcagggacatGTCTACCCGGAGATGTGGCAGCAGTGTCCCTGGCAAAGGCTGAGtgctttaattctttttaaaaatcccaaaatgtCATGTTCTCTGACCTTCAAACCCTGCTTTCCTCTGCAAAGGATGCTGTTGGCTGTGTCATTGCTTTGTATTCATAACTCCAGTGTTCCTTTGAGTTTCTCTGTGGTGATTGATGTATCCCTCAACTTTCCATGAGAGCAGCAGTAAGAGGAAGCTTTCTCAGAGCTGTGTCTGGCTGTGTTTGGAGGaaggagaacaggaaaacagtTCCTAATATGTTACAGTTCAATACTAAAAGTGTTGAATCCAGGAATGCTCTTTTCCAACAAGTTTAACCCATATATATTGTTCCAAACCTGAAGGATGGAGCATTGTGACTCCTTCACTTGCTGAGCATGCAGAGCAGGTATTGTGACTGAGAGCAGAGGagttttccctgtgctgtggagaGCAGGCACCAACTCAACAGACTGTAAAATTTGGAATGCTGAAGTGATATTATCTTCACTGTGCTACAGGAGAGAAACCCAGGGCCAGACTCTGTGCTCAGTTCTCTGTGAGCAGAGAGAGTTACACAAGACAGACACTGCAATGAGGGCTGCCTCCAGCAAACCTTTCAACACTCTGAACCCTGTCCAATTTAACTTCTTTCACAAATCCAGTCAGGTTTTTGTTGGCACAGGCTAGTTCTTTGCTCTTGCTGGTGCACTTTGGGATGGAAAGCTCAGTGCCAGGGAAAAAACATATCTAAACATAAAACTTCCTAGTAGATTAACTCACTTGGAGCTTACATGCTCTTCCATATatgacttcttttcttttctgcttctcacaaCTGCATGCATTTGAGCATGTCTGAGCTCTTTTCTAGACTCAACACTGTTTGGTTAAATAAACAAACCATTCTGACGAGCAAATAAAGCAAAGTTTCTCTGCTGAATCATTGTTGTCACTTTCACATCCCTTCCCCAGTCCCAATCTACATTTGAGCAGCACACATCCCTCGCCCCTGAGCTGACCTGGGCTCTTTGTGATAACCAGTATATACTGCCTATTAGCTGGGAACCACTTCCATGCAAAACATCAACATGAAAACTCCTTTTCCTGGAGCTTTGGAAGGAGGACATCACTTGGCCAGGGATGTGATGATGGCTCTGAGCTGGTCAGCTACCCTGAGGCATTCCTAGGCATGGTTTGGAGCTTGCACTGACCAGAATGTGAGAAGAGCTTCAGAGGAGTGAACCCATGGGTGacaaaaaaaatagatgagaGCTGTAGATGGAGCATGGAAGGAGTGAAGAGGTGCTGGAATTGCTAATGGAAATATCAACTGTCTCAGTCAAGCCTTACAGGtagtttctgttttccttggttCTGCCACAACTGCTTGATAGTTTCTGCCTGAATTTCCACCACCACCATGAGGTCAGGGCTAATGACCTGtctgccaggctgggacagtCTGCCCTTGACTTGCAGTTACATCACCCTGCCCTTTGCAGAACAAAGCAGAATCTGGATCTGATGTTTGGACACGTGTGAAAATGTTTGAGTTTCATTCCTTCACCACCAATAATTGCCAAAGTTCAAGGTTAGTGTTAGCATTAAAATCAATCCACTGTTCTCCACATGGGAGAGGCTTGGATTTAACTTCTGTAAGGAAGTGGTGAGAGCCCTAATTGTTGAAGGGTAATAAAGCCAAGCAGAACTTGTTGAGCAAAGTTTTATCTTGCACTGATCCAGCAGATAAAACATGTATTTGAGGGCTATAAGGTCACAGTGGCTGTATCCCATAAGGGATTGAAGTTGCTCTGTTTGGAGACCTCATCAGGGAATCATAACCAAGAAAATTTGAAAACCCCAAGGAAATTCTTACATCTCTGGAGAGAATATTTGCTGTTCTCTGACCTTTCAGGGGTATACCAGAAACTGATGCCATCCTGCCAATGATACTTCATGGGGAAAATAAATCATAAGGTGCAGAGTGTGACCAGACAAGACACAAGTCTATGGGCCAGTCACCTATTTGCATCCAACCAGTCCTTTCTATCTCCTTACATCTCAATTTTCCTCCCCAAATCACCTAAATCCCTCCTTTATCACCCTTTGGTGCCTCCCCAAACACTCTATTGTTAAAATTCCTGCACAATCCCAAATGCTCTTCCCCTACACACCACAGGATGTCTGCCCTGCCTTAAAACAATCCCCTTTATCCCAGGTAGTGATCCAGAGAGCTGTTCTGATGACACATCTCCATGGGGGTCatgctgggacagccctgggaggaACCTGGACAAAACACTTGTTCCTTGGAAGCCCTAAATTTGGGTTCCCACTTGCAACCGTGCTCCTCTTGGCTTTCAGTGGGCTGATGGCCCCTGGGTGTGGCTGGGAGTAGCCTGGCAGGGCACGTTTTGTCTCTTTGTGCAGATCAATTTCTATCCCATACCCAACAGAATGACACAGCAGCAAGCACAAGAAGAGCACATGAAAACATAAGCCGTGATAAAAATCAAGCAAACCACATCATATCAGCGTTGGTGCTCCACGTATCTGATAACCACAGGATCAGACAATTTGTGCCATAGGTGACAGCAGAACAAACACCACCAGGACTTCCCAAGTTAAAAGCGTGGCTGGTATCTGAACTGAACATCGTGGACAGGCTGCATTGTCCCGAATCCCCAGCGGCTGATGTCTATGGCTGggatctcctcctcctcattgACCAGCTCCAGCTCAAAGTGACTCAGCATCAGGAACACAAACAATTTCATTTCAGCAGTAGCAAAGAACCGGCCGGGACAGGTGGAAACTCCTGCCCCCCAAGGCATGTTGACAAATTTCAGCTTCTTCCCGTTTCTGTAGAAATCTTTCCTGGTGCCGTCTGGGTTTATGAAACGGTCGTACTTAAATTTGTGCGGCTCCTCGTGGATTTCTGGGTTCATCTGCACAGAGATGTGTGGGAACAGAGCCACCCTGTCCCCCCTGCGGAGGGTGAACTCTGTCCCACTGCTTGTCCTCAGGCTGACGTCCTCAAGGACAGCTCTGACCAGCATTGGGGCGGCCACCAGCCTCAGGGTCTCCTCCAGGGCACTGTCCAGCAGAGGAGTCTGGTTCAGCATGTCCCTAGTGACAGTAACTGGTGGGCTCCCTGCTTTTACTTCCTGCCCACTCTCCCTCAAGACTTTATCCACCTCATCTCTCACAGCCTTCAGGGCCTCTGGATGTTTCAGGAGATACAAGAGGAGCCAGAAGGCAGTTGGGCCCGTGTTGCCTTGGGATGCCCAGAGCAGCATGAACATGAAACGGTCCTGCATGTACTCGGGGACACCGTTTTCTGCCAGAAGCTGGACTTGATCACTTAACCAGCCACTGATATTGTCCTTCTGACAGGCCTTCTTCATAGACAGCATGTCCCAGAAGTGTCTCTTCAGCCGCTCAGCTTCTCTTCTGTCCTTGGGAGCCAACAGAGCAAAGGCCAGCTGAGGGAAGAGGCTGTCATACTTCCGAAACTCCTGGAAGAGCTGGTTGGAGTGGAGGCGATCCTGCTCTTCAGCTTTCTCCTTGTTCCCTGCCCCTCGAGGTGACTCGGTGCCATACAGAGCCAGATACCCAGCTCTGAAGACGATGTTGTAGCAGTAGTGGAAGAGGTTTTCCTCCTGCCACACTCTCTTCTCTCCTGAGCTCAGgttgaaaagcagcagcttctgaaagCTCTCCATGGTGGCTCCTGTAAGGACAGTGAGGCCATCTCCCATCAGGTGCTTTATGCTTGATGCATGAACTATGCTGCTGGTGGCTTCAGTGGGCTTGTAGCCAAAAACCCGCACGACCAGCTGAGCTGCATTAGTCCTAAAGTCCAGTTTCGATCGTGATTCCTTCACTATGCTGCCAAAGCAGAAGGGATCCATCACAAAGGTGAAGTACTGGCCACCGATCAGCACCGTGAAAACATCCCCGTGTTTCCTCTGCATCCTTTTGAGAAACTCTGAGCTGTCCTTTCTGAATTCCAGCAGATAGCCCAGCCAGGGAATGGTACCTTTGTCCAGGGGCGGCTCGTTGGGTCTCTGTCTCCGAAACACACCCAGGACATAGAGCCCACCGAGCAGTGATGACACCAAGGTACAGAGGAGAATCACCCAGAGCATCATGAGAGCTCTGTGCCCGTTCAGGAGCTGGCACTAGAgacaggctggggagggagtgTGCATTTTATCCTCACCCAGCAGCTGATAGGCAGATTCGGAGCTGACAACATCTGTCCTCATTGGCTGCGAGTGTTTGCCTTGCCCCTGCAGTGTGCTCCAGAGTGAACTTGTCCCTGGCTGGATGAACAGAGATTTTTAAGGTGGAAGGTATGTTGTAATCCTGCTGGATTATTCATGTTGTGTTAGAGGGATGGGTTTTGGCATGAGGCAAATTCCCTTCTCTAGGCTGCACGGAGCTCAgcttttgtaaagaaaatgttcAGAGAACCCCGCTGTGTGATTTCTGTCTTTAAGACCAGACTGTGAacttcctctgaaaaaaatgaaaccaagaTACTGGAAATGAGCACAGGCCTGAGGGAAGGGGTCACAGCTGAAGTGGTTTGATCTCAAAAgccaagagaaaggaaagtCTCTGGCATTTTTTCATGTTCTCCACAGCACATGGTGTCCCAGGAATGCTTTGCTAATGAACAGGGCAAGTGCTACTGCTCTGTCTGAGtgcacagcaaagcagctgagctgccccACCAGAGAGGAAAGCTTGAGTCACTGCATTTGCTTGGCACCAGAGGAATCCAGAGTCTCCCAATGTCCCACCCATCCCCTGGCCAGGGAGCAGTGCCCATAGTGACCACAGCACTTCTGCTTTACCCactttcccttctgcttcttGAACTTCCCTGCTACCTCTCTCCAGATGGGGTCTGGGGACAATGTCAGGGACCCTGTGTCCCAGGtggcactgctcctctgggagctgCCATCCTGATCTACCCAGACTGTCACCACAGCCTGTCCTAGCTGCTGGTACTTGGACTTTTCTCATGCAGGATGGAGAGTGACATTAACTCCCCTCTATTTCCTCACCTTTGTTCTCCCCCAGAGCACCCCATCTTAAGTTTACCACAGTCCCAAAAGCCTTCCTCTGTTTGGGATCACaatcttcatcttcttttcagcttcccagctgctgtccctttCAATGTTCCCTCAAGTGACCTGACCCGTGGAGTGAAGGCCACATCATAGCAtcagataaatatttcttctggctttgttttttttttctcaggaaagtTCCCAACGTAACCAttctggataaaaaaaaaaaaacaaacccaaaaccactgTAGCAatgttgggaagaaaaataacagccaTGATCAACTCAACCCCCTTCTCAGTCCTGTAACCTTATgtagtaataaaataaacatgatgagtgctttttctctaaattaataattttatttgtacaACTTTAGGCAACTTCCAGACTTAATAGGTTTTCAGGATGGAAAGGGACCATTTAAGGTTCAGGAGCATTCGTGGTGAATAGCATCTTTAAATAAAAGTCAGCAAACTCAGAACCTTGAACTTCACAGTTGCACTGGGTAATTAGGATTGAGCatcagctctctgtgctcttctGTTCAGGCCATGCTCTCACTCTGTGGTGTTTCAAAGCCAATATTTATATCACAGGTGGCATCCATGGATCTTTTTTATCTTGTCAAACCTGATCTTGGAAGGCAAATACCTTCACCACTGTTCTGCTGAGCCCACTTTTATCTCTTTCTCACTAATTGTTACTGGTCTGAACTTTGCTCTGATCAAACTGGTCTCAAACCAGCTGATGATGGAACTGACCTTGAGCCAAGGCTCTGCCCCTTGGAGAGCCACAGTTCCCTGTCACAATAGGACATGAGATAAAGATGCTTCactccagtcagaaggcaggagaaatcagaaggtttatttacaattcattcagctcTTTTACAACATCCTTTGCTAAGAAGACAAgttattggtccataggactGACACCTCTCCCGCTGGCtgagtaacagaaatagcaaacaacactTCTTGTtgtgggaaaggaatattgtttacacgagattgttttgggaaaaagaaaactgttgaaaagtttcccttgggaagagctcagcaattctcaggctcagaaaatattggGTCTACAGTTCCCTGCTCAGCAGGTTTGAGTGTGGCACAGCTCATAATTACAGAGAACATCTCAGCTTAAAGGTGTCCAGCCCTTCCTGTAGAAAACGAGATTATCCCGGGTAAATCACCTGGCAGATGGTAAGATGCAGGAGAAGCAAAGCCATCCTCTGGCAGTGTTTCTGGCCTGATGGATGAGCATGGAAATCCATTCCTCAGCCCAtgccagggaggaggaaaatcTCTTCTCAAGGttcagtttgcattttttaagGCACAACATTGAGAAATCTGTTCCTTTATTTGCTACTGCTTCATATGCTCCAGATGGGAACCGAGTTTCTTCCACTAGATTCAGGACAATCCTTTCATAATAATTCCACTTGCAACAGAAACAGATCCCAGACATACTTTTCCAATCCCAGCAAGGAAAATGCTCATCTCAAGGTTGTTGCTAGGATGAACTATCTGGTTACGCAGTGCCATGGGCTCACACCAACTCCATCATGGGCAGGACTGGTAAAATGCAGCACAGAGGGCACATACACAAGgtaaataatgtaaataatgTGAATAATGTAAATAACGTGAATAATGTGAATATTGTAAATGcaaataatgtaaatatttattatgtatttGGGAAGCTCAACATTTCTATCTCGGCTGCGTatctgctgcaggatgggctCGTCTGGGAGTCctggatgggaaaaaaagggcCTCCTCTGAAAATGGCCTGAGGGATCTTCCACAAATATGCCCTGAACCGTTTCTTCACAAAAGCATAGAGCAAGGGGTTGAGACAGCAGTGGACAAAGGACAAGCTCTCTGTGATCTGCAGGGCATAGTCCAGTTTCCTACTGCTTTCACAGCTCCTGATCACACCGACGTCTTGCAGGGAGTGGAGGATGAGCACAACGTTGTAAGGACACCACAGCACAAAGAAGACCCCCACCAGAGCAAGGACTAAGCAGagagctctcctggagccaggTATCTGTGAGGTGTTGAGGACACAGGCGATGCGGGAGTAGCAGAACGCCATGAAGAAGAAGGGCAAAAGGAATCCCAGGATGTTTTGAATCACCCGAAAGACAACTTTCCAAAATAAGTGTTCCTGGCCATAATCCTGGGTGCACATGATGGTTTTGTTGTTAATTTGCCTCGTGCTGGTGAAGAGGCCATCAGGAATGGAGAGAGCTATGGAAAGGATCCACATCACCAACAAGACGAGGATGGAATTCCTCCACACCGAGGAGCTGTGAGGAGAGCAAGCATAAACTATCTGCAGATACATGTCCAGGCTCATGCAGCTCACAAAGAAGATGCCACTGTAGAAGTTCAGAGTGTACATGGTGTTTAAGAATGGGCACAAGAAGTCCCAGGTGACCCACTGAGAAATG contains:
- the ACKR2 gene encoding atypical chemokine receptor 2, with translation YELKKTPLCCDVCFLCELEQHFDPFPLLLGGHWSDTTSGVAATTTDPWQGAANLSEYPYEYLDEEDYGLYGLCTKEEVLSFSRVFLPSFYTVIFLVGMAGNALLFAVLLMYIRKKKMTELYLLNLVVSDFFLLLTLPFWALYISQWVTWDFLCPFLNTMYTLNFYSGIFFVSCMSLDMYLQIVYACSPHSSSVWRNSILVLLVMWILSIALSIPDGLFTSTRQINNKTIMCTQDYGQEHLFWKVVFRVIQNILGFLLPFFFMAFCYSRIACVLNTSQIPGSRRALCLVLALVGVFFVLWCPYNVVLILHSLQDVGVIRSCESSRKLDYALQITESLSFVHCCLNPLLYAFVKKRFRAYLWKIPQAIFRGGPFFPIQDSQTSPSCSRYAAEIEMLSFPNT
- the CYP8B1 gene encoding 7-alpha-hydroxycholest-4-en-3-one 12-alpha-hydroxylase, with translation MMLWVILLCTLVSSLLGGLYVLGVFRRQRPNEPPLDKGTIPWLGYLLEFRKDSSEFLKRMQRKHGDVFTVLIGGQYFTFVMDPFCFGSIVKESRSKLDFRTNAAQLVVRVFGYKPTEATSSIVHASSIKHLMGDGLTVLTGATMESFQKLLLFNLSSGEKRVWQEENLFHYCYNIVFRAGYLALYGTESPRGAGNKEKAEEQDRLHSNQLFQEFRKYDSLFPQLAFALLAPKDRREAERLKRHFWDMLSMKKACQKDNISGWLSDQVQLLAENGVPEYMQDRFMFMLLWASQGNTGPTAFWLLLYLLKHPEALKAVRDEVDKVLRESGQEVKAGSPPVTVTRDMLNQTPLLDSALEETLRLVAAPMLVRAVLEDVSLRTSSGTEFTLRRGDRVALFPHISVQMNPEIHEEPHKFKYDRFINPDGTRKDFYRNGKKLKFVNMPWGAGVSTCPGRFFATAEMKLFVFLMLSHFELELVNEEEEIPAIDISRWGFGTMQPVHDVQFRYQPRF